The Pseudomonadota bacterium genome segment ATGGCGCTTTCGATCTGCATCCGCACGCTCTGGGACAGAGATAGCCCGCTTGCGCTGGATCCATCGTCGGATCGCGCGCGCTTTATAAGGGGGATCCCGAGGCGCCCTCGGCAGAGCCCCGGGGGGAGCGCGAGGCGCTGCCTGCGCGGCTGCGCCTGTGGGTGAAGCTCGCCCCCTGGCGCCGCTGTGGACGCCTGTGGCATCTTCGCCGCGGAGCAGGTGATGGCAGGCGGGCGACAGGTCTACGTACGGTTGAACGCGGTGATTCTCGCGGTCAGCGACGAGCGTCCGCTCCTGCTCACGGTCGCCGCGGGTGACGAGCCAGTGGCTGCCCTGCCGGCCGGGGTGCTCGACGCCGAGAGCGACCGCACGCTGGAGCTGGCGCTGCGGCGGCTGGTGCGCGAGCAGGCCGGCCTCGAGCTCGGCTATGTCGAGCAGCTCTATACCTTCGGCGACCGCGGGCGCGATCCGCGCGAGCGTGTATTGTCGGTGGCGTATCTCGCGTTGGTGGGCGAGGGGCGCGGTGCGCCGCCGCCGGCGGCCGCCGAGCTGGCTGCCTGGCGCGATGGCTATGCGCTCTTCCCCTGGGAGGATTGGCGCGAGGCTCGACCGGCGGGGCTCGCCGCGCTGATCGAACCGGCGCTACGCGCCTGGGCCGGCGCCGACGGCGAGCGGCAGGCGCGCGCGGCGATCTACTTCGGCCTCGGCGGGTCGGCCTGGGATCCGACGCGGGTGCTCGAGCGCTACGAGCTGCTCTATGAGCTCGGGCTGGTCGCCGAGAGCGCGCGCGATCGGCGCGGCGGCGCCAGCGCCCTGCTGGGTCAGCCGATGGCGCTCGACCATCGTCGGATGGTGGCGACGGCGCTCGGGCGCATGCGCGGCAAGCTCTCCTATCGCCCCGTGGTCTTCGAGCTGCTGCCCGAGGCCTTCACGCTCTCGCGGCTGCAGCGGGTCGTCGAGGCCTTGGCCGGAATGCGCCTGCACACGCCGAACTTTCGGCGCTTGATCGAGCGCGGCGGGTTGGTCGAGCGCACGGGCGTGCTGGCGACCCGTAGCGTCGGTCGGCCGGCGGAGCTCTACCGCTTCCGCCGTGAGGTGCTGCGCGAGCGGCCCGCGCCGGGCGTCGGCCTGCCGCGAGGGGTGTAATCCAAGCTCGCCTCGCCATCGCTCGCAGCCCGCGCGCTTGCCTGCGCGCGCGTTCCTGCGCCTTGACGCTCGTGCTGGTCGCGACTATAGTTTATTTTACTCATCCTGAGTAGAAGTCGCCCGGGCGTCGCTCGGGGCGCGGCCCTAGGGGGAGACATGGAGGCGCGGGTGGCGATGCGGTCAGCAACGAGTGCCGGTTCCGGCGAGGCCTGCACCAGCGCCGCCGTGGCCGCGGCCGCGACGGCGCTGCACCAGCGCCTCGGGGCGAAGCTGACGCGCGCCGAGTGTGAGGCGCATGCGCCCTGGGTGGTGCGGATCCAGGCGCTCAAGCGTGCCCGACACGCCGTGGTCTTGGCGCACAACTACATGACGCCCGAGATCTTCCATGGCGTGGCCGACCTCCAGGGCGACTCGCTGGCGCTGGCCTACCAGGCAGCCGCGACCGACGCCGAGGTCGTCGTCGTCGCGGGCGTGCACTTCATGGCCGAGACGGCCAAGCTCGTCAGCCCGGAAAAGATCGTGCTCTGCCCCGATCTGCGCGCCGGCTGTTCGCTGGCCTCGTCGATCACGGCCGAAGACGTGCGGGCCCTACGGCTGCAGCACCCCGGCTTGCCCGTGGTCACCTACGTCAATACCTCGGCGGCGGTGAAGGCCGAGTCCGATATCTGCTGCACCTCGGGCAACGCGGTGCAGGTCGTCCGCTCGCTCGGGGTGCCGCGCGTGATCTTTCTCCCTGATGCCTACCTCGGCCAGTGGGTCGCGGCGCAGAGCGGGGTCGAGCTGATCCTCTGGCAGGGCCATTGTGAGGTGCATGAGCGCTTCAGCGGCGAGCAGCTCCAAACCTTTCGCGCGTCGCATCCGGGGCTGCGGATGCTGGCGCATCCAGAGTGTCCGCCGGACGTGCTGGAGGCGGCCGACTATGTCGGCTCGACCGCGGAGATGATCCGCTACGTCGGCGCCGAGCGGCCGCCGCGCGTGGCGCTGATCACTGAATGCTCGATGAGCGACAACGTCGCGGCGAGCTTTCCCGAGCTGGAGTTCATCCGGCCGTGCACGCTCTGTCCGCACATGCAGCGCATCACCTTGGCCAACATCGCCGCGGCGCTCGAGCGGCTGGAGCCGCGGGTGGAGATCGACCCGGCGCTCGCCGCGCGGGCGCGGAAGGCCGTCGAAAGGATGCTGGCCATCACCGCGCCGGCTGCAGGGCGCAGCGCGCCGCGTTTCGCGCCCGCGGGTCAGCGCGCGCAATCGAGCGCCGGCTGTCCGGCGAGCGAGGGGTAGACGATGCGACTGCCAGGCGAGAACGAGCGCTTCGACGCGGTCATGTCGACGGGCCTCGTCGTCGTCGGCAGTGGGCTCGCCGGCCTGACGGCAGCCCTCGGCCTGGCGGATCGCGGCGTGACGCTCTTGACCAAGACCGAGCTGGGCGCGGGCGGCGCTAGCGCCTGGGCCCAGGGCGGGTTGGCCGCGGCCCTCGGCGTCGATGACTCCCCCGAGCACCACGCTGCCGACACGCTGGCCGTGGCCGACGGCCTGGCCGACCCCGCGGTCGTCGAGCTGCTGACGCGTCAGGCCCCAGAGCGCGTGCGCTTCCTGCTCGCGCTCGGCGCCGAGCTCGACCGCGACGCCGACTGCACGCTAGCGCTCGGTCGCGAGGCGGGGCACTCGCGGCGACGAATCCTCCACGCGCACGGCGACGCCACGGGCGCCGAGCTGGTGCGCGCGCTGACGGCGGCGCTGCGGCGCCGCGGTGACGTCGCGCTCGCTGAGCGCACCTTCGCGCTCGAGCTCGTCACCGAGGGCGGGCGCGTCGCGGGTCTGATCGCGCGGCGCGCCGACGGCGCGCGCTGCCTTTGGCGCTGCGCGGCCGTGGTCCTGGCGACGGGCGGCTGCGGTCGGCTCTTCGCGCATACCACCAATCCGCCCGAGCTGACCGGTGACGGCTTGGCCCTGGCCGCGCGCGCTGGCGCGCGCTTGGCCGACCTCGAGTTCGTGCAGTTCCATCCCACGGCGCTCGACGGCGGCCGCGACCCGCTGCCGCTGCTGACGGAGGCGCTGCGCGGCGAAGGCGCCCTGATCATCGACGAGCGCGGGCGACGCTTTCTCCTCGACCACCATCCCGCTGCGGAGCTGGCGCCACGCGACGTCGTGGCGCGGGCGATCTGGCGCGTGCAGCAGCGCGGTGGACGGGCCTTCCTCGATGCCACCGGCGCGCTCGGGGCGCGGCTGGCCGCCCGCTTTCCGACGGTCTTCGAGCTCTGTCGCCGCGACGGGCTCGACCCGCGTATCGCGCCGCTGCCGATCACGCCCGCCGCCCACTATCACATCGGCGGTATCGCCGTTGATGGGCGCGGTCGCAGCTCGCTGCCGGGATTGTGGGCCGCCGGCGAGAACGCCTGCACCGGAGCCCATGGCGCCAACCGCCTGGCCAGCAACTCGCTGCTCGAGGCCATGGTGATCGCCGGCCGCGTGGCCGAGGACGTGGCGACGCAGCTGCCGCTCTGCTGCGACGTGCCCGCGTCGCCGCTCGCCGCTGGCGCTGGGGTAGCGAGCGCTGGGGCGCTGGTCGGCGCGGGTGTCTGCTCAGCGGCGGCCGAGGCGAGCAGGGCGGAGGCCGAGGTCGTGAGCACCCTACGCGCGCTGATGTGGCGCGACGTCGGGTTGGTGCGCGACCACGCGGGGCTGACGCGTGCGCTGCAGACGATCGTGGAGCTGGCGCGACGCCTCGGGCCCGGCGCGGGTGAGGCGCATAACCTGCTCGAGGTGGCGCAGCTCGTGACGGCCGCGGCGCTCGCCCGACGCGAGAGCCGTGGGGTGCACTTCCGCGCCGATTTCCCGGCGCACCTCGAGGGGGCGGCCTTCCACTCGACGATGATCGGGCGCACGGTCGAGGCCGCGCGCCAGCGAGTAGCCTGATGCACCATCCCGCCGCCCTGCTCGATCCGGAGGCCCTCGTCCCGCCGCATCCGCTGCTCTGGGAGCCGCTCTTGCGCGCCGCGCTCCTCGAGGATCTCGGCCGGGCCGGCGACCTGACCAGCGAGGCGATCGTGCCGCCCGCGTTGCAGGCGCGCGGCCGGATCGTCGCCCGACAGGCGGGCTGTGTGGCGGGGCTGCTGCCCGCGACGCGCGCGCTCTTGCTCTTCGAACCGCAGGTCGTCGTCGAGGCGCAGGTCGGCGAGGGCGCCGTCGTCGCCGCGGGCGAGACCCTGGCGCTGGTGCGCGGGCCCGCCCGGGCCCTGCTCGGCGCCGAGCGCACGACGCTCAACCTGCTGGGCCGCCTCTGCGGGATCGCCACGGTGACGCGCGGCGTGGTCGAGGCGTTGAGCGGCACGCGAGCCCGCGTGGTCTGCACGCGCAAGACGACACCGGGACTGCGCGTGCTCGAGAAGTACGCCGTGCGCGCGGGCGGCGGCGCGAATCACCGCTTCGGCCTCGACGACGCTGTGCTGATCAAGGACAACCACCTGGTCCTCGCCGGCAGCATCGGCGAGGCGGTGGCCCGCGTGCGACGCCGCGTCGGGCACATGATCAAGGTCGAGGTCGAGGTCGACAACCTCGCGCAGCTCGAAGAGGCGCTGGCCGCGGGGATCGACGCCGTGCTGCTCGACAACATGGACCTGGCGACGCTGCGGCGCGCCACGAGCATCGTCGCCGGCCGTGTGCTAACAGAGGCCTCGGGCGGCATTCGTCCCGATAACGTGGCGGCGATCGCGTCGACCGGGGTCGACCTGCTCTCGATCGGCTGGCTGACGCATAGCGCGGCGAGCCTCGATGTGGCGCTTGATCTCGAGCTCGCCTGATTCGCTGGCGAGGCGTTGATTCGCTGGCGAGGCGTTGATTCGCTGGCGAGGCGTTGATTCGCTGGCGAGGTTTTGCTTCGCTGGCGAGGCTAGTTGTGGAGGCATCGACGATGCGCAAGAGCTGGTGTGGACGTGGGTGGATCGCCGCAGCGCTGGGCTGCTCGCTGCTGGTCGGCTGCGGCTACAACGCCGTGATCGAGCGCGACGAAGAGGTCAAGGCGGCCTGGGCCGAGGTGCAGAATCAGTACAAGCGCCGGGCCGACCTGGTGCCGAACCTGGTCAAGGTGGTCAAGGGGGCGGCCAACTTCGAGCAGCAGACGCTGCAGAAGGTCGTCGAGGCCCGCTCGCAGGTGGCGGGGCTGAAGATCGACGCCAGCACGGCGCAGGACCCCGCCAAGCTGCGCGCCTTCGAGCAGGCGCAGAGCCAGCTCTCGGGCGCGCTGTCGCGCTTGTTGGTCGTCGTCGAGCGCTATCCGCAGCTCAAGGCCACGGAGGCCTTTCGCGACCTGCAGGCGCAGCTCGAGGGCACGGAGAACCGCGTGACGGTGGCCCGTGGGCGCTTCATCGCGTCGGTAGCCGAGTACAACAAGGTCGTGCTGCGCTTCCCCAGCAGCCTGGGCGCCAAGCTGCGTGGCAAGACCCTGCGGCCGACCTTCGAGGGTACGGCGGCCGACGCCCAGCCACCCGATGTCAACCTCTAGCGCGGCGACCCGATTGGCCCCCGTCGCCGGGCTCGCGCGCGCGTCCCTGGGCCTCGCGCTGCTCTGCGGGGCCAACCTCGGGCACGCCGCGCCGCTGCCGGTGCCGGCGCTCGCGGGGCACGTCAACGACCGCGCCGGGCTGCTTCCGGCCGCGACGCGCGCACGGCTCGAGGCGCAGCTCAGCGCCTTCGAGCAGCAGACCGCGCACCAATTCGCGGTGCTGATCACCGACACGCTGCAGGGCGAGGCGGTCGAGACCTACGCGCTGCGGGTGGCCGAGGCCTGGAAGCTCGGGCAGGCTCGCCACGACAACGGCCTGCTGCTGCTGATCGCGCTCAACGACCGGCGGATGCGCATCGAGGTCGGTTATGGTCTCGAGGGCTCGATCCCCGATCTGCTCGCCGCGCGGATCGTCCGCAACGTGCTGACGCCTGCCTTTCGCGCCCGCGACTTTGGCGGTGGTATCGAGCGCGCGCTGGCCTTGCTGATGGACGCCGCGCGTGGCCTCAAGGTCGAGGTGCCCGCGCCCGCGCGCGCGCGCAGAGGGCCGGCGCCGGGCGGCACCCTGCTCTGGTTGGTGATCGCCCTCGCTTGGGGCGTTGGCAGCCTGGCGCTGGGCGCGCGGCGGCAGCGCCTGCTGGGAGGGCGTGGCGGGCGCCGGCGGGGGATCGGTGGCCTCGAGGGTCTGGCCGGGCTCGGGCTCGGGCTGGGCGGCCCCTGGGTCGGCCCACGCGAGCGCGGCTCCCACCGCGGCGGCGGGCTCTGGGGCGGTGGCGGCGGTGGCGGCTTCAGTGGCGGGGGCGGCGGCTTCGGCGGCGGCGGCGCCTCGGGAGGGTGGTAGCGATGGCGCTGCTCTCGGCGGAGGAGGCG includes the following:
- a CDS encoding NUDIX domain-containing protein, yielding MAGGRQVYVRLNAVILAVSDERPLLLTVAAGDEPVAALPAGVLDAESDRTLELALRRLVREQAGLELGYVEQLYTFGDRGRDPRERVLSVAYLALVGEGRGAPPPAAAELAAWRDGYALFPWEDWREARPAGLAALIEPALRAWAGADGERQARAAIYFGLGGSAWDPTRVLERYELLYELGLVAESARDRRGGASALLGQPMALDHRRMVATALGRMRGKLSYRPVVFELLPEAFTLSRLQRVVEALAGMRLHTPNFRRLIERGGLVERTGVLATRSVGRPAELYRFRREVLRERPAPGVGLPRGV
- a CDS encoding L-aspartate oxidase, whose translation is MSTGLVVVGSGLAGLTAALGLADRGVTLLTKTELGAGGASAWAQGGLAAALGVDDSPEHHAADTLAVADGLADPAVVELLTRQAPERVRFLLALGAELDRDADCTLALGREAGHSRRRILHAHGDATGAELVRALTAALRRRGDVALAERTFALELVTEGGRVAGLIARRADGARCLWRCAAVVLATGGCGRLFAHTTNPPELTGDGLALAARAGARLADLEFVQFHPTALDGGRDPLPLLTEALRGEGALIIDERGRRFLLDHHPAAELAPRDVVARAIWRVQQRGGRAFLDATGALGARLAARFPTVFELCRRDGLDPRIAPLPITPAAHYHIGGIAVDGRGRSSLPGLWAAGENACTGAHGANRLASNSLLEAMVIAGRVAEDVATQLPLCCDVPASPLAAGAGVASAGALVGAGVCSAAAEASRAEAEVVSTLRALMWRDVGLVRDHAGLTRALQTIVELARRLGPGAGEAHNLLEVAQLVTAAALARRESRGVHFRADFPAHLEGAAFHSTMIGRTVEAARQRVA
- the nadA gene encoding quinolinate synthase NadA — encoded protein: MRSATSAGSGEACTSAAVAAAATALHQRLGAKLTRAECEAHAPWVVRIQALKRARHAVVLAHNYMTPEIFHGVADLQGDSLALAYQAAATDAEVVVVAGVHFMAETAKLVSPEKIVLCPDLRAGCSLASSITAEDVRALRLQHPGLPVVTYVNTSAAVKAESDICCTSGNAVQVVRSLGVPRVIFLPDAYLGQWVAAQSGVELILWQGHCEVHERFSGEQLQTFRASHPGLRMLAHPECPPDVLEAADYVGSTAEMIRYVGAERPPRVALITECSMSDNVAASFPELEFIRPCTLCPHMQRITLANIAAALERLEPRVEIDPALAARARKAVERMLAITAPAAGRSAPRFAPAGQRAQSSAGCPASEG
- a CDS encoding TPM domain-containing protein, with amino-acid sequence MSTSSAATRLAPVAGLARASLGLALLCGANLGHAAPLPVPALAGHVNDRAGLLPAATRARLEAQLSAFEQQTAHQFAVLITDTLQGEAVETYALRVAEAWKLGQARHDNGLLLLIALNDRRMRIEVGYGLEGSIPDLLAARIVRNVLTPAFRARDFGGGIERALALLMDAARGLKVEVPAPARARRGPAPGGTLLWLVIALAWGVGSLALGARRQRLLGGRGGRRRGIGGLEGLAGLGLGLGGPWVGPRERGSHRGGGLWGGGGGGGFSGGGGGFGGGGASGGW
- a CDS encoding LemA family protein, producing the protein MRKSWCGRGWIAAALGCSLLVGCGYNAVIERDEEVKAAWAEVQNQYKRRADLVPNLVKVVKGAANFEQQTLQKVVEARSQVAGLKIDASTAQDPAKLRAFEQAQSQLSGALSRLLVVVERYPQLKATEAFRDLQAQLEGTENRVTVARGRFIASVAEYNKVVLRFPSSLGAKLRGKTLRPTFEGTAADAQPPDVNL
- the nadC gene encoding carboxylating nicotinate-nucleotide diphosphorylase, coding for MHHPAALLDPEALVPPHPLLWEPLLRAALLEDLGRAGDLTSEAIVPPALQARGRIVARQAGCVAGLLPATRALLLFEPQVVVEAQVGEGAVVAAGETLALVRGPARALLGAERTTLNLLGRLCGIATVTRGVVEALSGTRARVVCTRKTTPGLRVLEKYAVRAGGGANHRFGLDDAVLIKDNHLVLAGSIGEAVARVRRRVGHMIKVEVEVDNLAQLEEALAAGIDAVLLDNMDLATLRRATSIVAGRVLTEASGGIRPDNVAAIASTGVDLLSIGWLTHSAASLDVALDLELA